The Flavobacterium psychrotrophum region AGCAAGTACATTCCCTCTGGATGACCTTGTTGCTGAATCTGGTATTGATGCTTATGCAGCCAGCAGCGTTTATGCAGGTACTGGGCAGCAAATTGTTTATGATGGTACAGGTACCAGTGTAACAATTACAGGACTAGCATGTGGTACACCTTTATATGTAAAGGTTTTTGAATATACAAGGTGCGGATCTGGTCCGTATGATATGTTGCTTAACACCACAACGGGTACAAATGCAGTTACCGCTACTACAGGTACTCCTGTAACAGCTGTACTTCCTGCTGTTAATAACTTTACAGGTTTTAATGGAGACAACCTTAGTACTGTTGTACCTGGATGGTATGAAGCATCTGTTGCTACAGAGCAAGGAACTGAGCCTTCAGGCCAAAATCCTTCTGGTACAACTTCGTCATGGATAAGCAGTACCGCATTTGGTGCTACAAGAACTGCTAAGATCAATTTATATTATAATACGGCCAATGCCTGGATTATTAGCCCTAAGGTACAGATAACTGAAGCTTCAAGAATTCGTTTTAAAGCTGCTATCACAGGTTATAATAATGCTAATGCTCATACTGTGCGTATGCAGGGTACAGATGACAAAGTTAATGTACTTGTATCTACAGATGGTTGTGGCCTTGTGTGGGCACCGCTATTTACTTTTGATGCGTCTAATACAACAGAGCTTACTAACGTATTGACAGATTACTCTATATTGTTATCTAGTTATGCTGGACAAACTATCCAGATAGCTTTCCAGGGTACTGACGGACCAATTGATAATGATCCTGATTATGATTTCCATATCGCAAATGTTGTTATCGAAACAATCCCAACATGTGATATTCCTGTAACTGTAATTGCTTCAACTACAGGTTATACTACTGCTACGCTAAGCTGGACAGCTCCGGCAAGTGCTCCTGCAAACGGTTATGAGTACTACTACAGTACAACTAATACAGCTCCTGCTGTAACTGCTACTGCTACAGGAAGTGTAGCTGCGGGTGTTACTTCGGTAAACCTAACGCAACTTACTGCTAACACAAATTACTATTTCTGGGTACGTAGTGTTTGTGGAACTGATTCAAAAAGTATTTGGGAGGCTAGTGCTCCTATACTAACAGGGCCATGTATTCCTGCTCCTACAAGTGTAGATGGAATTGGTATTACAAACGTAAAAATTGGTACTATTAACAACACCACAGGTGCTGAGCCTGGTCGTTATGGTAACTATGCTGCACAATCTACAGAGGTATTTGCAGGAAACGTTGTGCCATTCAGCATTACATACGAAACCGGTTATACATATGGTACAAAAATATGGGTAGACTGGAATAACGATACTGATTTTGACGATGAAGGAGAACTTGTTTATACAGGTCTTTCAACAAGTGATTCGCCAAGTGTGCTATCTGGTACATTTACTGTTCCTTCTACTCCTGGTATAGTAGGTAGTCACCTAATGAGGATAGGCGGTACTGATGAAGATGCAGGCGGTACGCCATGTTATAACGGAAGTTATGGCTCTTACGAAGATTATACACTAAATGTAATCTTGCCGGTTGCTCCGTCAATTACAGGATTTACGCCTGCAAGTTACTGTGCGGTTAATGGTGTTATTACTATAACCGGTACATATTTAGGTGAGGCTACACTTACTATAGGTGGTACGGCTGTTGCGCTTACATCTAATACAAATACGCAAATTGTGGCTACTGTACCTGCTGGTGTAAGTGGTGTGGTAAGCGTTACAACTTTTGGAGGTACAGCTACTACAAATACAAGTTTTGCTGTAAATACGCCACCAGCGCTAACGCTTAATGCTACAGCTATAAATGTATGTGCCGGAAGCACTGGTACTGCTACTCTTACATCTGATGCTGCGGCTTACGATACTTATGTATGGAGTCCTGCTACAGGAGTTACCGGTACAGCTGCTGCAGGCTTTGTTTTCTCTCCTGCAGTAACAACTGTTTATACACTTTCTGCTTCTCAATCTGCAGGAAATTGCGCTTTAACAACATCAATAACTGTTAATGTTAATTCGCTTCCTTCGGCTATTACTGTAGCGGCTTCAGGTTCTACAACTTGTCCGGATGCTGTGCTTCCGCTTGTTGCAACAGGAGGCACTATTGTTGCTGATGCTGTTATAGGTACTGGAACTACCCTTTCAGGCGATTATGAACACCCAACAGCATTTATGAACCGCTGGCCTAATTACAGGAGCCAGACAATTTATACTGCCGCAGAACTTCAGGCTGCCGGACTTGCTGCCGGTACCATAACATCTATGGCGTATAATGTAGCTACTTTAGGTAGTGCTGCTACTAACAATAACTTTACAGTTAAAGTAGGTACAGTGGCAGGTTCTAACTTTGCCAACACTACTTTGCTGGCTACTACTGCGTTTACTAATGTTTATGGTCCTGTAACGCATACACATACTGCTACAGGATGGCAGGTAATTACCTTTACTACACCGTACATTTGGGATGGTGTTTCTAACATTGTTGTTGACGTAGAATCTGAAGGTGCAGACTCTGCTAACAATGCGCAAACATATTATAGTACAACTACTGATAATATGACGCTTTATGTTTATAGTACTAATGCACCTGCTCGCACTACGAGAAGGCTAAATGTTAAGTTTGCAGGTTCAGTACCAACAGCCGTTTCATGGTCTCCGGTTGCTAACCTTTACTCTGATGCTGCCGGTACAGTACCTTATGTAGCCGGTGCAGCTGCATCTACAGTTTACTTTAAGTCTGCTGCAACAGGTGCTGCTAATTACACAGCTACAGCTACATCTTCAGCAGGATGTACAAATACTGCTGCTGTTACAGTTACAGTTGGTGCTATTGCTGCTCCTACTGCTGCTGCTCAGGCATTTTGTGGTGGTGCTACTGCAAGCCAGCTTGTGGCTACCGGTACAGCGCTACAGTGGTATGCTGCTGCTACAGGTGGTACTGCAATAGCTGGTACTGTAACTCTTGCTACAGGTACTTACTATGTTACTCAAACACTTAATGGCTGCGAAAGTTCAAGAACTCCTGTGGCTGTTACAGTAAATGTAACTGCTGCTCCTACGGTTGCTGCTCCTGCAATTACTGTATGTAATGCCGGTACTGTTGCAAGCCTACAGGCTACAGGTACAGAGGTAAAATGGTATGCTGCTGCTACAGGTGGTGAAGCTCTTGCTGCTACTACTGCATTTACAGCGGGTACAACTACATACTATGCTTCTCAAACTCTTAATGGATGTGAGAGTGCAACAAGAACTGCCGTTGCTGTAACACTTACAGTAACTGCTGCTCCAACTGCTGTTGCTGCTCAAACATTTTGTAATACTGCTACTGTGGCAAGTTTAGTTGCTACAGGCGAAGGCGTACAGTGGTTTGCTGCTGCTACAGGTGGCGAAGCTCTTGCTGCTACAGCTCCTCTTGTGTCTGGTACTGCTTACTATGCAGCGCAAACAATAGCAGGTTGTACAAGTCTTACAAGAACTGCTGTAACGGCTACAATAACTGTTACTGATGCTCCGGTTGCTGTTGCTCAGCAATCATTCTGTGCTTCAGCTACTGTTGCTAGCCTTGTTGCAGAGGGTACTGCTGTTAAATGGTATGCTGCTGCTACAGGTGGTAACCCACTTACGGCTGACGTTGCCCTTGTTAGTGGTAATACTTACTATGCTACAGCTACAGCTAATAGCTGCGAAAGTGCTGCACGCACTGCAGTAGTTGTTACTATTGTTACAGTAAACGTTGGTCAGTTTGATAATGTTACTTCTTGTGTAAGCTATACGCTTCCTGCTCTTACTACTGGTGCTTACTACACTCAGGAAGGTGGTACAGGAACTGCTGTAGATGCTGGTACTGTTGTTACAACAAATACAACATTCTTTGTATTTGCTCAAACGGGTACATGTACAAGTGAGGCTTCATTTACAGTAACTATTACTACAACTGCTGCTCCTACAGCTGTATCTCCGCAAGTAGTTACAGTTGCACAAGGTACTGGTACGATAGAAGATATAGTTGTTTCAGCTCAGGGTACAGTAACATGGTATCCTACACAAGCTGATGCTGTTGCAGGTACTAACGCTATTGCTCCTGGTACTGCACTTGTTGTAGGTACTTACTATGCTACACAAACTATTGATGGTTGTACAAGTACAGCGGTTCTTGAAGTAGTTGTTTCTGAAGTATTGGGTGATAAGAACTTTAACGCAGCTGCGTTCTCTTACTATCCTAACCCGGTTAATAACATACTTAATGTTCAGTACTCTACAGAAATTTCTTCTATAGCAGTATTTAACCTTGTAGGCCAGCAGGTAATATCTGTACAGCCAAATGCTACAAACGCTAAAGTAGATATGGCTCCGCTTGCAGAGGGTACTTACTTGGTAACTGTTAAAGCAGGTGCAGCAACTAAAACAATTAAGGTTGTTAAGAAACTGCAATAATTAGCATTTTATGTAAGATAACTTCTTATAATATTTATAACTAAGCCACCATTTATGGTGGCTTTTTTATTTATAAAGGTTAACTTTGTTAAAAAATTGCAGTAATGTTTTTTTCGCTAATTATTCCCGTTTACAACAGGCCAGACGAAATAGAAGAGCTACTACATAGTCTTACACTTCAGGATTATAAAGATGGCTACGAAGTTGTTGTTGTAGAAGACGGGTCATCCATACCGTGTAAAGATGTTATAGAACATTTTACAGGGAAACTTACAATATCTTATTATTTTAAACAGAACAGCGGCCCGGGCGATTCCCGCAATTTTGGTATGCGCATGGCTAAGGGCGATTATTTTATAATCCTTGATTCAGATTGTATCCTGCCACCACACTACCTCTCAAGTATAGCTGTTAACCTGTCTGCAAATTATGTAGACTGTTTTGGCGGTGCAGATGCCGCGCTCGATAGTTTTAGTGATGTGCAAAAAGCCATCAACTTTGCCATGACCTCTTTTATGACTACAGGAGGTATCAGGGGGAAAAGTGAAAAGCTCGAAAAATTTCAGCCACGCAGCTTTAACATGGGCATTAGCAAGAAAGCATTTGAGGCTTCTGAAGGTTTTGGACATATACATCCGGGCGAAGATCCGGATCTTTCTATAAGGCTCTGGAAACTGGGCTTTGAAACCCGCCTGTTTGCAAATTCATATGTGTACCATAAGCGACGTATAGATTGGGGCAAGTTTAAAAAACAAGTGTCTAAATTTGGTAAAGCCCGCCCAATACTGGATGCCTGGCACCCGGAATATAAAAAAATAACATTCCTTTTTCCTACTATATTTATTGTAGGGCTTTTCCTTTCGGTAATACTTATGCTAATAGGGGTATGGTATTTCCTGTTTTGCTATTTCTTTTACTTTTTAATGGTGTTAATTACAGCATCTGTAAAAAATGGCATAAAGGTTGGTGCACTATCAGTAGTTGCAGTGTTTATGCAATTTTATGGTTATGGACTTGGGTATTTGCAGTCTTTTATAAAAGTACATCTTTTAAGACAGGATCCTAAAGTTGCTTTTCCTGAATTATTTTTTAAATGAAAACAAAAGTTTTAGGCCTTACCGGTGGTATAGGTAGTGGAAAAACCACTATTGCCCATGTTTTTGAAGAATTGGGTGTGCCTGTATATTATGCCGATGATGAGGCAAAAAAAATACTCTACCTGCCGGAAGTGTTGCCTGAGTTAAAAGAAAACTTTGGAGATGCTGTTTTTGTTGATGGCAGGCCAGACCGTGCTAAGATTGCAGCGGTGGTTTTTGCTGATAAAGAAAAACTACAGGCTCTTAATAACATTATACATCCCAGGGTAGCACAGCACTTTAATAACTGGTTACAGGCACATAATAACTATAAGTTTGTTATAAAAGAAGCTGCAATATTGTTTGAAAGCGGAAGCTATAAGCAGTGTGATGACATTATTTTAGTAACTGCGCCAACAGAAGATAGGGTACAACGCGTTATGCAGCGCGATGGTACTACCAGAGAACAGGTGCTTCAACGAATTGCAAATCAGTGGACTGAAGAGCAAAAAACACGGCTTAGTAAGTACATTATTACAAATATTAACATAGATACTGCACGTTCAGAAGCTGTTAAATTATTTAAATTTCTGAATAATATGTAAAATCAGCTATTGTTGTTAATGTTTGGTTAATACATTTAACCTGTAAATGTTAAAATGTTAATTTTGTAACGATGAACAAGACTCGCTTTAGGTTACTGGTTTTTTTTATGAGCCTATCGCTTTTAGGCATAATACTTGTGCAGTTATACTGGGTTAACTCATCGCTTAAAAACAATGAAGACCAGTTTAAATACCACATACAGCAAGTGCTGGGAAGGGTAGCTGTACAACTGGAACAACGTGAGGCAGAAGAGTTTTATAAAATGTATCAAAAGTTTGCCGATAGTACAGGGAGGAATCCCCACAGGGACGACCTGATAGTTATGTACAAAAGCAGGCAAACCGGGGCAGATTCCCGCCATATTATATATAGCGACCAGGTAACACGCGATTTTGATGATGTTATATTTGATAAAGATGCTGTAGAGGCTTATGTAAAAAGAAAGGCTGCAAAGGCAGATCAGCCAAAGGGTAAACCCGAAAGAGAGCCGGGAGATGACGAGAGGGTGTTTACCTTTAAAATGGAAGGCTATATAAAAGATTTTAGAGAGTACAATGCTCCTGAAAAGTGGCTTAGCACCGCTGCGCTAAAAGATATTATTTCAAGGGAGCTTATTCAGAGCGGTGTAAATACATCTTTTGAGTTTGCCGTTTTTGATGATGGTATCCCTACTAAGATAAACTCGGGTAATCTGGGTTATGAAAGACAGATGAACGACCATACGGTCTTTGAAAATAATGATGGTTATACGAGGTACAGGCTCTTTATGAGCTTTCCGCAAAAAGGAGAATACCTGGTATCCTCTATACTTGGAATAACCTCGCTGTCTATCGTGTTTACGCTTATAATCATTATTGCTTATGTAAGTGCGATAAATCAGTTGATAAAGCAAAAGAATATATCTGAAATTAAAACAGATTTTATCAACAACATGACCCATGAGTTCAAAACGCCCATTGCCACAATAAACCTGGCGCTGGATTCGATAAAGAACCCAAAAATATTTGATGATAAGGCCAGGGTGCAGTATTATCTTCAAATGATTAAAGAAGAGAATAAAAGGATGCACTCTCAGGTAGAGAATGTATTACAAATTTCTAAGCTGGATAAGAAAGAGCTTGATATAATAAAAGAGGCGGCAGATGTAAACGACATCCTTGAAAACGCCGTAGAGCACGTACATTTACTTGTTGAAGCCCGTCAGGGAACCCTTACGACTCATTTTGAAGCACAGCGTACAACGGCTTTACTAAATGATGTGCATTTTACTAACGTTATAGTTAATATTTTAGATAATGCCATCAAATATTCGCCAGATGTGCCCGTTATAGATATACATACTGAGAATGTTAAAGATTTTATACTGATAAAGATTAAAGACCACGGCCTGGGTATGACCAAGCCGGTTCAAAAAAGGATCTTTGAGAAGTTTTACAGAGAACATACGGGCGACAGGCACGATGTAAAAGGGCACGGCTTAGGCCTGGCCTATGTTAAGAGAATTATTGATGACCACAATTGTCATATTTACGTAGAAAGTGAAAGAGGGAAAGGCAGTACCTTTATAATAAAAATGCCACTAATAAATTAAAAAAATATGGAAGAAGTAAACAAAAAGATTCTTTTAGTGGAGGACGACCCAAATTTTGGCGCCGTACTAAAAGACTATTTACTGATTAACGATTTTGACGTTACACTTGCCAAAAATGGGATGGAGGGTTTCGAAAAATTCAAGAAAGATAATTTTGACCTTTGCATTCTTGACGTGATGATGCCTTATAAAGATGGGTACACACTTGCAAGAGAGATAAGGGAGAAAAATAAGGAAGTGCCTATTATTTTCCTTACAGCAAAGTCTATGAAAGAAGACGTGCTTAAGGGCTATAAAGTAGGTGCAGATGATTACCTAAACAAGCCGTTTGACTCTGAGGTGCTTTTAATGAAAATTAAAGCTATAATACAGCGCAAGGCATCTGAAACTAAAACAGACAATTCTAAGTTTGAATTCCAGATAGGCAGGTTCCACCTTAACTCTAAGCTGCGTTTTCTTACGTTTGATAACGATGAGCCAATAAAGCTTTCGCCGAAAGAAAATGAACTGCTTAAAATGCTTGCCCTGCATGAAAATGACCTTATGCCGCGCGAGCTTGCCCTTACCAAAATATGGAGGGATGATAACTATTTTACATCACGTAGTATGGATGTGTATATTGCCAAACTAAGAAAGTACCTAAAGCAGGATGAAGAAGTAGAGATACTTAACATTCATGGTGAAGGTTTCCGTCTTGTGGTAAAAAATAAAGTAGCCGAAGAAAAGTAACAAGAGAAAAAAAATAATTCCTCCTGTAGGTAATAGCATTAGCCGTGCGGGCCGCTATTTTCTCTCAGGAGGAATTTTATATTTTCTGTAAAATTTACTTTACCGGTACTTGTCATTCAGGCCTTTGCCCTGCAGTATCAGCGGCCTGATCTTTTCAAAACGGGTATTCTTTGTTTTGTCCTGTTTTACTTCTGCAATATATTCGCAAAACTCCCTCTGCTTAAAAGGCGTAAACCCCTCAAACGCATTTTTTAAGTCAGGATCGGCATCCAGTTGGGCAGCGAGATATTCCGGGATTATAGTTTCTTTTTTATCAGGTGTAATGGCAAGCCCGGCCTTTTCTACTGCTATGGCTTCATGCACATAAGTCAGTATGCTTTTTTCGTCTATCTCATCAATAGATGTAAACCGCCATTGCCTTAGGCCTTTTGTATTGCCTTCGTTAGCA contains the following coding sequences:
- a CDS encoding beta strand repeat-containing protein; this translates as MRKITLLIALMLFVATGGYGQAKFYGFASSSGVYTPITGGTVITTSTNGDPSLDSVTSTEQVFPAPFEFAGVSYTTFFVTSNGQLTLGGAAPSAYEYRALSTSFGSNVVFSPFGADLNQIGTGTANIRAELVGSEIVIQWANFRRYNMAESFSFQVRLNTVDKSIKFVYDGTPPFATSTSYQPQVGIKSAVGDYKALTSANSGSWAAPTVITTGVTGSSVLPFTGPTGFTSGLTYTFSLPPACATTPIAATLGGDAVRYVCNGVVPAALVATDTNPVSLSYQWQESANGTDWVNAVGGTGATTRSFTPPAFAGTSIQYRLSTSCPSGGDAVYSSAVTFNSLLAPTTQASALAFTASLSSVTATWTNGNGGRRVVIASTFPLDDLVAESGIDAYAASSVYAGTGQQIVYDGTGTSVTITGLACGTPLYVKVFEYTRCGSGPYDMLLNTTTGTNAVTATTGTPVTAVLPAVNNFTGFNGDNLSTVVPGWYEASVATEQGTEPSGQNPSGTTSSWISSTAFGATRTAKINLYYNTANAWIISPKVQITEASRIRFKAAITGYNNANAHTVRMQGTDDKVNVLVSTDGCGLVWAPLFTFDASNTTELTNVLTDYSILLSSYAGQTIQIAFQGTDGPIDNDPDYDFHIANVVIETIPTCDIPVTVIASTTGYTTATLSWTAPASAPANGYEYYYSTTNTAPAVTATATGSVAAGVTSVNLTQLTANTNYYFWVRSVCGTDSKSIWEASAPILTGPCIPAPTSVDGIGITNVKIGTINNTTGAEPGRYGNYAAQSTEVFAGNVVPFSITYETGYTYGTKIWVDWNNDTDFDDEGELVYTGLSTSDSPSVLSGTFTVPSTPGIVGSHLMRIGGTDEDAGGTPCYNGSYGSYEDYTLNVILPVAPSITGFTPASYCAVNGVITITGTYLGEATLTIGGTAVALTSNTNTQIVATVPAGVSGVVSVTTFGGTATTNTSFAVNTPPALTLNATAINVCAGSTGTATLTSDAAAYDTYVWSPATGVTGTAAAGFVFSPAVTTVYTLSASQSAGNCALTTSITVNVNSLPSAITVAASGSTTCPDAVLPLVATGGTIVADAVIGTGTTLSGDYEHPTAFMNRWPNYRSQTIYTAAELQAAGLAAGTITSMAYNVATLGSAATNNNFTVKVGTVAGSNFANTTLLATTAFTNVYGPVTHTHTATGWQVITFTTPYIWDGVSNIVVDVESEGADSANNAQTYYSTTTDNMTLYVYSTNAPARTTRRLNVKFAGSVPTAVSWSPVANLYSDAAGTVPYVAGAAASTVYFKSAATGAANYTATATSSAGCTNTAAVTVTVGAIAAPTAAAQAFCGGATASQLVATGTALQWYAAATGGTAIAGTVTLATGTYYVTQTLNGCESSRTPVAVTVNVTAAPTVAAPAITVCNAGTVASLQATGTEVKWYAAATGGEALAATTAFTAGTTTYYASQTLNGCESATRTAVAVTLTVTAAPTAVAAQTFCNTATVASLVATGEGVQWFAAATGGEALAATAPLVSGTAYYAAQTIAGCTSLTRTAVTATITVTDAPVAVAQQSFCASATVASLVAEGTAVKWYAAATGGNPLTADVALVSGNTYYATATANSCESAARTAVVVTIVTVNVGQFDNVTSCVSYTLPALTTGAYYTQEGGTGTAVDAGTVVTTNTTFFVFAQTGTCTSEASFTVTITTTAAPTAVSPQVVTVAQGTGTIEDIVVSAQGTVTWYPTQADAVAGTNAIAPGTALVVGTYYATQTIDGCTSTAVLEVVVSEVLGDKNFNAAAFSYYPNPVNNILNVQYSTEISSIAVFNLVGQQVISVQPNATNAKVDMAPLAEGTYLVTVKAGAATKTIKVVKKLQ
- a CDS encoding glycosyltransferase, with product MFFSLIIPVYNRPDEIEELLHSLTLQDYKDGYEVVVVEDGSSIPCKDVIEHFTGKLTISYYFKQNSGPGDSRNFGMRMAKGDYFIILDSDCILPPHYLSSIAVNLSANYVDCFGGADAALDSFSDVQKAINFAMTSFMTTGGIRGKSEKLEKFQPRSFNMGISKKAFEASEGFGHIHPGEDPDLSIRLWKLGFETRLFANSYVYHKRRIDWGKFKKQVSKFGKARPILDAWHPEYKKITFLFPTIFIVGLFLSVILMLIGVWYFLFCYFFYFLMVLITASVKNGIKVGALSVVAVFMQFYGYGLGYLQSFIKVHLLRQDPKVAFPELFFK
- the coaE gene encoding dephospho-CoA kinase (Dephospho-CoA kinase (CoaE) performs the final step in coenzyme A biosynthesis.), yielding MKTKVLGLTGGIGSGKTTIAHVFEELGVPVYYADDEAKKILYLPEVLPELKENFGDAVFVDGRPDRAKIAAVVFADKEKLQALNNIIHPRVAQHFNNWLQAHNNYKFVIKEAAILFESGSYKQCDDIILVTAPTEDRVQRVMQRDGTTREQVLQRIANQWTEEQKTRLSKYIITNINIDTARSEAVKLFKFLNNM
- a CDS encoding sensor histidine kinase, giving the protein MNKTRFRLLVFFMSLSLLGIILVQLYWVNSSLKNNEDQFKYHIQQVLGRVAVQLEQREAEEFYKMYQKFADSTGRNPHRDDLIVMYKSRQTGADSRHIIYSDQVTRDFDDVIFDKDAVEAYVKRKAAKADQPKGKPEREPGDDERVFTFKMEGYIKDFREYNAPEKWLSTAALKDIISRELIQSGVNTSFEFAVFDDGIPTKINSGNLGYERQMNDHTVFENNDGYTRYRLFMSFPQKGEYLVSSILGITSLSIVFTLIIIIAYVSAINQLIKQKNISEIKTDFINNMTHEFKTPIATINLALDSIKNPKIFDDKARVQYYLQMIKEENKRMHSQVENVLQISKLDKKELDIIKEAADVNDILENAVEHVHLLVEARQGTLTTHFEAQRTTALLNDVHFTNVIVNILDNAIKYSPDVPVIDIHTENVKDFILIKIKDHGLGMTKPVQKRIFEKFYREHTGDRHDVKGHGLGLAYVKRIIDDHNCHIYVESERGKGSTFIIKMPLIN
- a CDS encoding response regulator transcription factor, with amino-acid sequence MEEVNKKILLVEDDPNFGAVLKDYLLINDFDVTLAKNGMEGFEKFKKDNFDLCILDVMMPYKDGYTLAREIREKNKEVPIIFLTAKSMKEDVLKGYKVGADDYLNKPFDSEVLLMKIKAIIQRKASETKTDNSKFEFQIGRFHLNSKLRFLTFDNDEPIKLSPKENELLKMLALHENDLMPRELALTKIWRDDNYFTSRSMDVYIAKLRKYLKQDEEVEILNIHGEGFRLVVKNKVAEEK
- a CDS encoding YdeI/OmpD-associated family protein — encoded protein: MAEQKKTAWDKSSKWPQELDKLKAIINTTGLVETTKWGGPVYTYNGKNVLGIGGFTHFFTIWFFKGVFLKDEAGILVNANEGNTKGLRQWRFTSIDEIDEKSILTYVHEAIAVEKAGLAITPDKKETIIPEYLAAQLDADPDLKNAFEGFTPFKQREFCEYIAEVKQDKTKNTRFEKIRPLILQGKGLNDKYR